A part of Streptomyces sp. NBC_01210 genomic DNA contains:
- a CDS encoding DUF6640 family protein — MPKISTGRALLTLTSLATMSLAYVADWNETHIYNPDWTSHAKFHNAQTMSVGAALGLVGLYALWMHRGAWSHSRLQLATGAASLYWITQLSAIFYPGTALVDPPRTFAPQPALAAAILALNALAYVVESRRIGRSTRQRRMKTADLSAAGTSSP, encoded by the coding sequence ATGCCCAAGATCAGTACAGGGCGAGCCCTGCTGACCCTGACCTCGCTCGCCACAATGAGCCTCGCGTATGTGGCGGACTGGAACGAAACGCACATCTACAACCCCGACTGGACGTCGCACGCGAAGTTCCACAACGCCCAGACCATGAGCGTCGGCGCTGCGCTCGGCCTGGTGGGTCTGTACGCCCTGTGGATGCACCGCGGCGCCTGGTCGCACTCCCGGCTTCAACTCGCCACCGGCGCCGCATCGTTGTATTGGATCACCCAGCTGTCGGCGATCTTCTACCCCGGCACGGCGCTCGTCGACCCTCCGAGGACCTTCGCCCCTCAGCCCGCACTCGCCGCGGCGATATTGGCCCTCAACGCGCTCGCGTATGTCGTCGAGAGCCGACGGATCGGGCGCAGCACCAGGCAGAGGCGCATGAAAACCGCTGACCTCAGCGCCGCCGGCACCAGCAGTCCCTGA
- a CDS encoding HAMP domain-containing sensor histidine kinase, with protein sequence MNRPRSRRGSLARNIVVLTTVVAALAVALTGLIAWQTAEHGAEQRERDQLTRQAKVLSRLPALSEALFTGAQVLAGPNSVHLAVIAPDGTVSGTATPAVDMASKSDLLAGEPVSTDSVLGGQDVLLVGQPGARGGAIVLTEPYTVVTQNTNQIRRNVIAPLIVGMLGAALAGALLARRIARPLATAAQIAHRLADGERGVPAPVDGPRETADIGRALNILDQALAHSENRQREFLLSVSHDLRTPLTALQGYAEALADGLVEPDQLPEVGGILADETRRLDRFLEDLLDLARLEADDFRLDTAPTDISALVAEAAAFWAGPCARHGVDLRLEQSGRPVVDTDAFRVRQLIDGLVQNALRVTPEGAPLVLAVHAAAGGAAELQVRDGGPGLSDDDVRIAFDSGALHERYRGTRPVGSGLGLAIAHRLTGRLGGAIGVEGRGPEGGACFTVTLPPSPDGA encoded by the coding sequence GTGAACCGCCCCCGCTCCCGTCGTGGCTCGCTCGCACGCAACATCGTGGTGCTGACCACGGTGGTGGCGGCACTCGCAGTGGCGTTGACCGGGCTGATCGCCTGGCAGACGGCCGAGCACGGCGCGGAGCAGCGCGAGCGCGACCAACTGACGCGCCAGGCAAAGGTGCTGAGCCGCCTGCCCGCCTTGTCCGAAGCCCTTTTTACCGGCGCCCAGGTACTGGCCGGGCCGAACAGCGTGCACCTCGCCGTCATCGCCCCGGACGGGACGGTGAGCGGGACCGCTACCCCAGCCGTCGACATGGCGTCGAAATCGGACCTGCTGGCGGGAGAGCCGGTCTCCACCGACAGCGTCCTGGGCGGCCAGGACGTACTGCTGGTGGGGCAGCCCGGCGCGCGCGGCGGCGCGATCGTGCTGACCGAGCCGTACACGGTCGTCACCCAGAACACGAACCAGATCCGCCGCAACGTGATCGCGCCGCTGATCGTCGGCATGCTCGGCGCGGCACTGGCCGGAGCGCTCCTGGCCCGCCGCATCGCCCGCCCGCTCGCGACGGCCGCGCAGATCGCGCACCGGCTCGCCGACGGCGAACGCGGCGTACCGGCCCCGGTCGACGGCCCACGGGAGACCGCGGACATCGGGCGCGCCCTCAACATCCTGGACCAAGCGCTGGCGCACAGCGAGAACCGGCAGCGGGAGTTCCTGCTCTCCGTCTCCCACGACTTGCGCACCCCGCTGACCGCACTGCAGGGATACGCCGAGGCACTTGCCGACGGCCTGGTCGAGCCGGACCAACTGCCCGAGGTCGGCGGCATCCTCGCCGACGAGACCCGCCGCCTGGACCGCTTCCTGGAGGACCTGCTGGACCTGGCCCGGCTGGAGGCGGACGACTTCCGCCTCGACACGGCCCCGACCGACATCTCCGCACTCGTCGCCGAGGCCGCTGCCTTCTGGGCCGGCCCCTGCGCACGCCACGGCGTCGACCTACGGCTCGAGCAGTCCGGGCGGCCCGTCGTCGACACGGACGCCTTCCGGGTTCGCCAGCTGATCGACGGCCTGGTGCAGAATGCCCTACGGGTCACGCCCGAGGGCGCACCCCTGGTCCTCGCCGTCCACGCGGCTGCGGGCGGCGCGGCTGAACTGCAGGTCCGCGACGGTGGACCTGGCCTGAGCGACGACGACGTCCGCATTGCCTTCGACAGCGGTGCCCTCCACGAGCGCTACCGGGGCACCCGCCCGGTCGGCAGCGGCCTGGGCCTGGCCATCGCCCACCGCCTGACCGGCCGCCTCGGTGGCGCCATCGGTGTCGAAGGGCGCGGCCCGGAAGGCGGCGCCTGCTTCACCGTCACCCTCCCGCCGTCACCCGACGGCGCTTGA
- a CDS encoding response regulator transcription factor has translation MTESRGLVLIVEDERHIADVERLYLAREGFGVHVETDGIAGLAAARRMHPVAIVLDIGLPGLDGIAFCRALRDVGDWTPVLLVTARGEEADRILGLELGADDYLTKPFSPRELVARVKTVLRRAAGPPGQPTESVGRLSVDSISRTVRCDGELVELTATEFNLLAYLLQHVGQVFSREQLLARVWGYPGYRDTRMVDVFVSQLRAKLGEASPIRTVRGVGYSATASSR, from the coding sequence ATGACGGAGTCCAGGGGCCTCGTGCTGATCGTCGAGGACGAGCGCCACATCGCCGATGTGGAAAGGCTCTACTTGGCGCGCGAGGGCTTCGGTGTCCACGTCGAGACCGACGGGATTGCCGGGCTCGCGGCCGCGAGACGGATGCACCCGGTGGCGATCGTGCTGGACATCGGTCTGCCGGGCCTGGATGGCATCGCCTTCTGCCGTGCCCTGCGTGACGTCGGCGACTGGACGCCGGTGCTGCTGGTCACCGCGCGCGGTGAGGAGGCCGACCGGATCCTCGGTCTCGAGTTGGGCGCGGACGACTACCTGACCAAGCCGTTCTCGCCGCGCGAGCTGGTCGCCCGGGTCAAGACCGTGCTGCGCCGGGCGGCCGGGCCGCCGGGGCAGCCGACCGAGAGCGTCGGCCGGCTCAGCGTGGACTCGATCAGCCGCACTGTGCGCTGCGACGGCGAGCTGGTCGAGCTCACCGCCACCGAGTTCAACTTGCTCGCGTACCTGCTCCAGCACGTGGGGCAGGTCTTCAGCCGTGAGCAGCTGCTCGCGCGGGTCTGGGGGTACCCGGGCTACCGCGACACTCGAATGGTCGACGTCTTCGTCTCACAACTGCGCGCCAAGCTCGGCGAGGCGAGCCCGATCCGTACGGTCCGCGGCGTCGGCTACAGCGCGACGGCCTCCAGCAGGTGA
- a CDS encoding DUF427 domain-containing protein produces the protein MTTPHGGPEGVPVERRRPDSIDSMTWEPSERWVRATKGEVTVVDSRRPVLVWEPGRPVPLYAFPAAEVRMDLLRRTERPANPRRHGGATVFYDLALAELTVQAAAWTYPSEELADYISFEWFGHEVLDHWYEEDEEIFVHPRDPYKRVDALPSTRHVQVEIEGTVVADTRTPVLLFETHLPVRYYIPREDVRLDLFTPTSARTRCPYKGVATDYWSWAGGADVRPDIAWSYPDPLPSVWIIKDRVAFYNESVDIVVDGARQRRPVTFFSKPSLQSSGGPGATAGRPDPEHA, from the coding sequence ATGACCACTCCGCATGGAGGCCCGGAAGGCGTGCCGGTCGAACGCCGTCGGCCCGATTCGATCGACAGCATGACCTGGGAGCCGAGTGAGCGGTGGGTGCGTGCGACGAAGGGCGAGGTCACGGTCGTGGACAGCCGCCGGCCCGTTCTTGTGTGGGAGCCCGGTCGTCCCGTACCCCTGTACGCCTTCCCGGCCGCAGAGGTCCGAATGGATCTGCTGCGAAGGACCGAGCGGCCCGCCAACCCACGACGTCACGGGGGAGCGACGGTCTTCTACGACCTTGCGCTCGCCGAACTGACCGTCCAGGCGGCGGCCTGGACCTATCCCAGTGAGGAGCTGGCCGACTACATCAGCTTCGAATGGTTCGGGCACGAGGTGCTCGACCACTGGTACGAAGAGGACGAGGAGATCTTCGTGCACCCCCGTGACCCGTACAAGCGGGTGGACGCGCTGCCCAGCACCCGGCACGTCCAGGTCGAGATCGAGGGCACCGTCGTCGCGGACACGCGTACGCCGGTTCTGCTGTTCGAGACGCACCTGCCGGTCCGGTACTACATTCCGCGGGAGGACGTCCGCCTCGATCTTTTCACCCCTACCAGTGCGCGAACCCGCTGCCCGTACAAGGGTGTGGCGACCGACTACTGGTCGTGGGCGGGCGGCGCCGACGTGCGGCCCGACATCGCCTGGAGCTATCCCGATCCTCTGCCTTCCGTGTGGATCATCAAGGACCGGGTGGCTTTCTACAACGAGTCCGTCGACATCGTCGTCGACGGAGCGCGGCAGCGGCGTCCGGTCACCTTCTTCAGCAAGCCGTCTCTCCAGAGTTCGGGAGGACCGGGTGCGACCGCAGGGCGGCCGGATCCGGAACACGCCTGA